The following proteins come from a genomic window of Parambassis ranga chromosome 4, fParRan2.1, whole genome shotgun sequence:
- the vtg3 gene encoding vitellogenin 3, phosvitinless, producing the protein MQGLLLCCLVTLATSQSVRYDLSLDPKKTYDYKYDGVVNFGLGLPNIAESGVRMMCKVNIIGVSAQTFLLKVSDLVFEEFNGFPGKSSFKPSPKLAQRISAQLIKPFMFDYAGGHVGDIRGAAEISDTVVNIVRGILDFFQVTVKTTQRIYQLEEAGIYGKCQSNYVAEENKETKDLTVTQVVDVSNCREKAAIYRGMAAAVPNKFSKERGESVISTVRYVYTVKPTAEGGLITGAHGLERQHFSPFNVKGGSFKMQAMKEMVLLSVTDTARAVTFGPMESKGNLIYKFVNAEANIPIVMQNLEDPIPKAIEMVKRLASANSYQIDSATTEDTIKLYQLLRVIPYEGLDVMWKQFAENEEHRRWFLDMIVEISDARILKFLETRFKAADLAPAEAWETLLLSINHLQPIPELVEMAKMFLTMPFSKSNIYVWHTVVLSYGSLVYKHCAYYSSCPVAAVQPLLDMAAEALGSGNEEDMVLVLKALGNAGHPGSIKTIMRFLPGVAANPVDLPPRVLNAAVQSMRLIAARDPRSVQDITMTLFLQKNLPSEIRMLAIMILFDTSPSMALVSMVTAHLQEEKDLHVASFAYSYMQSFARSKTPNNHFLSTACSVAVKILAPKFGRLSFRYSKAKLMDWFDDNFLTGTAAEVFMLRSATSIFPTEFITKGKFHSISRILELVELGIQAEGIKELFGTNIPGFKGDFSISDFEAIFKLLQNWDRMPNNKPILSAYSRVFGQEWFYADMNKEFIQSIVRAVSLSAGKESPLWAAVEGLQRGVSFHRTKPFLMFEARYFQATTLGLPLEISKYFQVVNGITVNAKASVNPAPTERLGQLLNSEITLESDGFIGYTKDFWVFYGINTELFQCGAELKSKMPVAVPWKFAAKINFAQKKFEVDFPAFNKEFEVFSVSSDVYVVSRNIEEPALAKITSMMPNTVDSHVVPMGPTEETSASQETLAPNTWHPRTRICAESNIYGLGLCVQFELRRQYYHEEYPLYYFLGFVHTAVTVVPARPNKAVDRIHIEVNAGPNRHPSSAGQVLETLRRLSKDATQHLSSDSASSSRGSPQTHQDSELVGSDTAPEAVFNIKAFTVSGNQKPEGYDAAVYYTPQGNIQNAQLIVSQVGEDTNWKMCVEAIANARTEAKAHIRWGAECQSYEISMRAATIAHMPASKPTLKAKVHWTRIPESMAEMGTRIESYIPGMAFFLGFYQEIERNANQEVSASVIVASADSIDVKIKFPKYTVYRQDIRLLEPVPSFQELQYDNTNTTIDGFGQA; encoded by the exons ATGCAGGGTCTCCTCCTTTGCTGCCTTGTGACTCTGGCCA CAAGTCAAAGTGTCCGGTATG ATCTCAGCCTGGATCCCAAAAAGACCTACGACTACAAGTATGACGGAGTGGTGAACTTTGGACTGGGCCTGCCAAACATTGCAGAGTCTGGTGTGAGGATGATGTGCAAGGTCAACATCATCGGTGTGTCTGCTCAAACGTTCCTGCTCAAG GTTTCAGATTTAGTCTTTGAAGAGTTCAATGGTTTCCCCGGGAAAAGCAGCTTTAAACCCTCTCCAAAGCTCGCCCAACGCATCAGTGCCCAGCTCATCAAACCATTCATGTTTGACTACGCCGGTGGACACGTCGGCGACATACGCGGCGCTGCTGAGATTTCTGACACAGTTGTCAACATCGTTAGAGGGATACTGGATTTCTTCCAAGTCACTGTCAAGACCACACAGAGGATCTACCAGCTTGAGGAG GCTGGAATCTATGGCAAGTGTCAGAGTAACTACGTCGCTGAAGAAAATAAGGAGACAAAGGACCTGACCGTCACTCAGGTTGTGGATGTCAGTAACTGCAGGGAGAAAGCAGCTATCTACAGAGGAATGGCCGCAGCTGTGCCCAACAAATTCTCCAAAGAG AGAGGGGAATCTGTCATTTCAACAGTGAGATATGTTTACACAGTCAAACCAACAGCAGAGGGAGGTCTCATTACCGGAGCTCATGGCCTGGAGCGACAGCACTTCAGTCCCTTCAATGTGAAGGGCGGCAGTTTCAAGATGCAAGCCAT gaaggagatGGTGCTGCTCAGCGTGACTGACACAGCCAGAGCCGTCACGTTCGGGCCAATGGAAAGCAAGGGCAACCTTATTTACAAGTTTGTCAATGCCGAGGCTAATATCCCTATTGTGATGCAGAATCTGGAAGACCCCATACCCAAG GCTATTGAAATGGTCAAGCGCCTGGCTTCAGCTAACAGTTACCAGATTGACAGCGCAACAACAGAAGACACCATAAAGCTGTACCAGCTTCTGCGAGTGATTCCTTATGAAGGATTGGATGTTATGTGGAAGCAATTCGCAGAAAATGAGGAGCACAG ACGCTGGTTTTTGGACATGATTGTTGAGATCAGCGATGCCAGAATCCTCAAATTCCTGGAAACGAGATTCAAGGCTGCAGACCTGGCTCCAGCTGAAGCTTGGGAAACCCTTCTGCTTTCCATTAACCATCTGCAGCCTATTCCTGAGCTGGTTGAGATGGCTAAG ATGTTCCTGACAATGCCATTCAGTAAATCCAACATCTATGTGTGGCATACTGTGGTGCTATCCTATGGCTCTCTAGTGTACAAACACTGTGCATATTATTCATCTTGTCCAGTAGCAGCAGTTCAG CCTCTGCTGGACATGGCTGCAGAAGCCTTGGGGAGTGGAAATGAGGAGGATATGGTGCTTGTTCTGAAAGCTCTGGGAAACGCAGGTCACCCAGGCAGCATTAAAACAATCATGCGCTTCCTCCCTGGAGTGGCCGCTAACCCTGTAGATCTTCCACCTCGTGTGCTGAATGCTGCTGTGCAGTCTATGAGACTCATAGCTGCCAGAGACCCTCGCAGT GTCCAAGACATCACCATGACTCTGTTCCTGCAAAAGAACCTTCCCTCTGAGATCCGCATGCTGGCCATCATGATTCTGTTTGACACTAGCCCATCAATGGCTCTTGTATCCATGGTAACAGCACATCTGCAGGAAGAAAAAGACCTCCATGTTGCTAGTTTTGCATACTCCTACATGCAAAGTTTTGCCAGATCCAAGACTCCAAAcaatcacttcct CTCAACTGCCTGCAGTGTAGCTGTAAAAATCCTTGCCCCGAAATTTGGTCGCCTCAGCTTTCGCTACAGCAAAGCAAAGCTCATGGACTGGTTCGATG atAATTTTCTGACGGGCACAGCTGCAGAAGTCTTCATGCTAAGAAGTGCAACCAGCATCTTTCCCACTGAGTTCATCACAAAAGGAAAATTTCATTCAATCAGTAGAATTTTAGAGCTAGTAGAG TTGGGTATTCAGGCTGAAGGCATTAAGGAGCTGTTTGGCACCAACATCCCTGGATTTAAAGGCGACTTCAGCATTAGCGACTTTGAAGCTATTTTCAAATTA CTTCAAAACTGGGACCGTATGCCAAATAATAAACCCATTCTGTCTGCCTATTCTCGTGTCTTTGGACAAGAATGGTTCTATGCTGACATGAATAAAGAGTTCATTCAGAGTATCGTCAGG GCTGTCAGCCTGTCTGCAGGGAAGGAGAGTCCTCTGTGGGCTGCTGTTGAAGGTTTGCAAAGGGGCGTTTCATTTCATCGCACAAAGCCCTTCCTGATGTTTGAGGCTCGTTACTTCCAGGCTACCACTCTGGGTCTCCCACTGGAGATCAGCAAATATTTTCAAGTAGTCAATGGCATCACTGTTAATG CTAAAGCTTCAGTAAACCCAGCACCGACCGAACGTCTCGGACAGCTCCTTAATTCTGAAATTACACTGGAAAGTGATGGTTTTATTGG CTACACAAAGGATTTCTGGGTTTTCTATGGCATTAACACAGAGCTGTTTCAGTGTGGTGCTGAGCTGAAGAGCAAAATGCCTGTTGCTGTCCCATGGAAGTTTGCTGCAAAGATTAATTTTGCACAAAAGAAATTTGAAGTGGACTTCCCTGCGTTCAACAAAGAGTTTGAAGTCTTTTCAGTCAG CTCAGATGTGTATGTAGTGTCCAGGAACATTGAGGAGCCAGCTTTGGCTAAAATAACTTCGATGATGCCCAACACTGTTGACTCCCATGTTGTCCCCATGGGCCCCACTGAAGAGACGTCTGCATCACAAGAG ACGCTGGCACCAAACACCTGGCATCCAAGAACCAGAATCTGTGCTGAGAGTAATATTTATGGACTGGGCCTCTGTGTGCAATTTGAGCTGAGGAGACAGTATTATCATGAGGAATACCCCTTGTACTACTTCTTAGGATTCGTCCACACAGCAGTCACAGTGGTCCCAG CCCGGCCAAACAAAGCGGTTGACAGAATCCACATTGAGGTCAATGCCGGCCCCAATAGACATCCATCGAGTGCAGGCCAAGTACTTGAGACTCTGAGGAGGCTGTCCAAG GATGCAACCCAGCATCTGTCCTCGGATTCTGCCTCAAGTAGCAGAGGATCTCCTCAAACACACCAGGACAGCGAATTGGTG GGCTCGGACACAGCGCCTGAAGCTGTGTTCAATATCAAAGCCTTTACTGTGAGTGGCAACCAGAAGCCTGAGGGTTATGATGCAGCCGTGTACTACACGCCTCAAGGAAACATTCAGAATGCCCAACTGATTGTGTCCCAAGTTGGAGAAGATACCAACTGGAAGATGTGCGTCGAGGCTATTGCGAATGCTCGCACTGAGGCAAAG GCACATATCAGATGGGGTGCTGAATGTCAGTCCTATGAAATTTCAATGAGAGCTGCTACGATTGCACATATGCCTGCCTCTAAACCAACACTTAAAGCCAAAGTCCACTGGACCAGGATCCCAGAAAGCATGGCGGAGATGGGGACAAG aattGAAAGCTATATCCCAGGCATGGCTTTCTTCCTCGGCTTCTACCAGGAAATTGAGAGAAATGCCAATCAGGAGGTTTCAGCGTCTGTCATCGTTGCCTCAGCagacagcatagatgtgaagatAAAGTTCCCGAAG TACACAGTCTACCGTCAGGATATTAGACTTTTGGAGCCGGTTCCCAGCTTCCAGGAGCTTCAGtatgacaacacaaacacaacaatcgATGGATTTGGACAAGCATAA